The stretch of DNA TGTCGCACGTTTAAATCCGCCTCCCCAGTTGTTTTTGTAAGGTGATTTATCTTTCGAAAAACGAATATCACGATAAATACGCATCAAGCTTTTTTTACCGTTCATGGTTTCAATGTTGTCGTGTTTTTGCATTTCTGCTAAAACAGCATCAGCAAATTGAATGGTTTCAGCATGATGTTTTTCGTACTCTTTCTTGTTTTCATTAAACCAATCGCGGTTGTTGTTTTTCTTTAAATTTTGTAAAAACGCTAGGTTGGATGTAGAGATTGCTGTCATAAGTTGAAATTGTTGTTAAAAACCGAAGTTACTGAATTATTTTTTATTTTTTGAAACACTTAATTCTGCTATTACCGTTAATACAATTACCTTTGGCTCATGGCAAAAAAAGACCCATATGCAGCACTTCGGTTTAGAGAGTTTAATATTTTCTTGATTGTTCGGTTTGCGTTGGTTTTTGCTTGGAGCATGCAATTCATCGTTATAGAGTGGGAGGTGTATAGTTTAACCAAAGACCCTCTATCTTTAGGATTAATTGGTTTGATGGAAGTTATTCCAGCCGTTTCTTTTGCTTTGTTAGCTGGTCATATAGTCGACCAAAAAGAAAAACGTGGCATGTTGATGTGGTGTATTTTAGGTTTTATAATGGTTTGTTTAGGAATGTTTTTAATTACCAACGCTACTATCCAGCAACTTTTTGAGCAGAATACTATTGTTTGGATTATTTATTTTTTGGTATTTTTTGGTGGCTTGGTGCGTTCGTTCATTAGCCCAACGGTGTTTTCGTTGTTTGCTCAAGTCATTCCAAAAAATGTTTACTCCAATGCAGCAACATGGAGTAGCTCGGTTTGGCAAATTGGTTCTGTTTTAGGTCCCATGATAGCTGGTTTTTCCATACTTTGGTTAGGAGTTAATTGGTCGATGTTTGTTGTGTTTGTTTTTGCCCTTATTGCATTAATAGGCTTAACACAAATTGAAAAGAAGCCGATTTTAAACACCAAAATTGGAGAACCCATTGGTAAGAGTTTAAAAGAAGGAATTAAGTTTGTTTACAATACCAAAGAAATATTAGGAGCTATAACTCTAGATATGGTGGCTGTTTTGTTTGGTGGAGCAATTGCTTTACTGCCTATTTATGCACAAGATATTTTACAAGTGGGTTCTAAAGGTTTTGGTGTTTTACGAGCAGCACCAGCAGTAGGCTCATTTTTAACGATTATAACGGTAGCTTATTTCCCGCTTACAAAACAAGCTGGTATTAAATTGTTGGTTTCCATTTTTGGATTTGGGTTAAGCATTATTCTTTTTGGTGTTTCTACCATTTTTTGGATTTCGTTAATTGCATTGTTTTTAAGCGGTGTATTTGATGGTGTTTCGGTGGTTATTCGTCAAACCATACTACAATTAAAAACTCCCGATAATATGCGTGGTAGAGTAGCAGCAGTAAATTCTATGTTTGTAGGTTCGTCAAACGAGCTGGGTGCTTTTGAAAGTGGAGTAGCAGCAAAGTTGCTCGGAACGGTTCGCTCGGTGGTGTTTGGTGGCACCATGACTATTTTAATTGTTGTTTCAACGGGTATATTTTCTCCAAAATTGCGTAAGCTCGATTTAACAGAGGAAGAGGAAGAATCAATCAATTAACTGCATTAGTAAATCTGATTAATAAAACGTAACTTTGCACCGGTAAATATTCAACTACGACTGTTCTACTTGTTTTTTTGCCACTTATACTAATACTAAACTTATTTATGGCAAAATCGCAACAAACCTGGAACAAAAAAGAAAAAGAGAAAAAAAGACAAAAAAAGAAAGAAGATAAAGCCTTGAAAAAAGAAGAAAGAAAATCTAATTCTTCTAGCTTATCAAATTTAGATAGTATGATTGCCTATGTTGATGAATTTGGCAATATTACCGACACTCCACCAGATCCAAACAAGAAAAAGAAAGTTGTTGATGTTGATTCCATTCAGTTGGGAGCAGCAAAACGTGAAGATATGGACGATGACAATCCGATTAAAAGAGGTACGGTTACGTTCTTCGACGAATCAAAAGGTTATGGTTTTATCAAACAGAAAGATAGTCAAGACAGTTACTTTACTCACATTAACCGACACATTGACCCTATTAAAGAAGGTAATGTGGTTACTTTTAGCTTAGAAGCAGGACAAAAAGGACCTGTTGCTGTTGATGTAAAACTGGATAAATAAGTTTATAACTCTGAATTCACTCCCTCTAGCCTCTGCCAGTGGTCGGACAGGCGTCTCTAGAGGGGGTGTTAAACTTCTGCCTTCCGGCTTCGGTCTTCTGACTATTTTATCACAACCACTTTTTCAATTAAAATATCATCGTGAGGCCAATCACGACTATCGGTTCTAACATGGGTTAGTTTTGGAACTACATTAAACCCTTCAATAATTTCGCCAAAAATGGTATGCTCACCATCAATATGAGCAGCACCTTTGTTGGTTTTGTAATAATCGCGCTGTGTTTGGGTAAATGTATACTTGTTTTCGTATTCGTAATGGTCTAAAGCAGCATCGGTGTAAGTGGTGCCTTCTACCAAATAAAACGCATAAGGGTCGGAACGTTTATCGGGGTTGCTTAAATAACTGCGTGCAGCACCCAAAGCTCCTTTTTTATGGAAACGATTTTTACTAATTTCGTTAGGAACGGTATAATGCCCAATTTGTTTTTTTACTTCAACTTGTTCGTCGTTGTATGTTCCGCCACCTTGAGCCATAAAATCTTTAACCACACGAGTAAAAACAGAGCCTTCAAAAAAACCTTTTTTTGCCATCATTACAAAATTTGCTCGGTGTAGGGGAGTATCTTCAAAAAGGCGAACAGTAATTTTACCTTTTGTAGTGTATATTTCTAGTATGGTTTCAGGGTTTTCTTTACCGTAAGCCAATAATTTTTCGGTAACGTTTTCATCGGTTATCAGTTCTGGTGCTGCTTCAATTGCTGGTTGTGTAGTGGTTACTTTTTTAGCGGTATCTATTTGGGGAATAGCTTGTTCTATGCTTTTATCTGTTACCGAATTACAAGCTGAAATAATTAAAATAAAGAAGGCTAAAACAAATTTATACATGCGGTAAAGTTAACCGTTTTTGAGAAATTAAGTTGTTGTAAAAACTGTTTCAAGTATTCGCTTGGAACTTTAGTACAAAATCACAAGCGGATGCTTGCGATAGAAATGGTAATATAAAATTTGTTAGTATTAGTTTTCATTATTCAAAGTCAATAATATGTCCTAAACTAGTAATGTAGTGAGTAACAATTTTCTTTGTCTCGGCTTCTATTTTTAATATTTCTATTTCTCCCCAACATCTTCCTTCTTTGTCAATTTCATGACATTTTTCTTTAGAAACATTCCAAATGTAAGTTTGCCTTTTTTCGTCGAAGCTTAAATTCATAAAGAGCGAATCTGTTCCAAATTTGAGACCTTCCTTTTCTACTATTTTTTTTATTTCTGATTTCGATAATATTTTACAACTATCATCAGTAAAATAAGTTTCAGGAATGAATTTAAGTTTTGGTTTCTCAATGATGTTTAACTTATTATCAAATATGATATGAAATCGTCCAAAAATAGTATCTAAGGCTAGGCACTTAGAGTAGGGTATTCTCAAATATCCGCATAATTTTGCAGATATGACTTTGATTTTTTTTGAAGGGAGTTTTAAATCTTCTAGTTTGTTAACCCATTCAAACCTAGGTTCACTTTGTCTTAACTTATACCAAACACCTATTTTACTATCAATAGAAGCATATGTAATTAGATTAGAGTCTATTAACTCAGCTTTTAAATTTTCAATACCAAATAATCTTACTTTATCTAAATCAAAATCTTGTGATAGAGCATTTACCACAATTAAAAAAAAAATAGATGATAAAGTGAGTTTCATATTTTTTCTATTAATGCTAACAAACAAATATACCCTTTTTACCAATCAAAACATTTTGGTTTGAATAGATTCTAACTCCAATAATTGTTGTTTACGCCAAATACCGCCTCCATAACCGGTTAAACTACTATCAGAGCCTATAATTCTGTGGCAAGGTATTACTATAGAAATTCTGTTTTCACCATTTGCTGTAGCT from Flavobacteriales bacterium encodes:
- a CDS encoding cold shock domain-containing protein; this encodes MAKSQQTWNKKEKEKKRQKKKEDKALKKEERKSNSSSLSNLDSMIAYVDEFGNITDTPPDPNKKKKVVDVDSIQLGAAKREDMDDDNPIKRGTVTFFDESKGYGFIKQKDSQDSYFTHINRHIDPIKEGNVVTFSLEAGQKGPVAVDVKLDK
- a CDS encoding peptidylprolyl isomerase is translated as MYKFVLAFFILIISACNSVTDKSIEQAIPQIDTAKKVTTTQPAIEAAPELITDENVTEKLLAYGKENPETILEIYTTKGKITVRLFEDTPLHRANFVMMAKKGFFEGSVFTRVVKDFMAQGGGTYNDEQVEVKKQIGHYTVPNEISKNRFHKKGALGAARSYLSNPDKRSDPYAFYLVEGTTYTDAALDHYEYENKYTFTQTQRDYYKTNKGAAHIDGEHTIFGEIIEGFNVVPKLTHVRTDSRDWPHDDILIEKVVVIK
- a CDS encoding MFS transporter, with protein sequence MAKKDPYAALRFREFNIFLIVRFALVFAWSMQFIVIEWEVYSLTKDPLSLGLIGLMEVIPAVSFALLAGHIVDQKEKRGMLMWCILGFIMVCLGMFLITNATIQQLFEQNTIVWIIYFLVFFGGLVRSFISPTVFSLFAQVIPKNVYSNAATWSSSVWQIGSVLGPMIAGFSILWLGVNWSMFVVFVFALIALIGLTQIEKKPILNTKIGEPIGKSLKEGIKFVYNTKEILGAITLDMVAVLFGGAIALLPIYAQDILQVGSKGFGVLRAAPAVGSFLTIITVAYFPLTKQAGIKLLVSIFGFGLSIILFGVSTIFWISLIALFLSGVFDGVSVVIRQTILQLKTPDNMRGRVAAVNSMFVGSSNELGAFESGVAAKLLGTVRSVVFGGTMTILIVVSTGIFSPKLRKLDLTEEEEESIN